The nucleotide sequence tccctgtagtattatgtaccaccttaagctGTACTCAAACttaactattataaaatttaagccATTTCTGTAAttaattcttttttcatttcgatataacctctatttctcctattagtttaacagaaaaaaggtacctttacaaaaatgtatgcttctttcaaaggcgaattctgagcgtaaatgaacggtgaccccattttgttttttattattttctttttcttttaagtattagataaagttcatttatagaaaaatatagtgaaattttatattaagaaaaaaaattgatttagactcGTGAGCCCccttaaattaacaaaaatagttcactgtacagcctttgacaatgagcaaacccTATACCCGACAGTGGTTTTAACATCAGCacaacatttgaacaaattgtaaacaTTTGTTGCAATGGGCTTAACTCAAAAGACTGCAACAAGGAACCAAACAACAACCGgtaatatgtaaatcatagaaacaaagcactgaaataagagtactaacaataaatatttaaatgaaagtttattaaaatgttcataaacatgatcaaatagccattttattgctgtatttctcttcactgataatttttaagttttgtgtatttgtaggtcagacatctcagttttcatggtcatcattcaacaaatcaatactgaacagaaattttgaagttgatatttttctccatagtgcaactttttttatttatttgaaatggaacgtgttttttcctacatttattagaaagaggaaatttcaacataatgattataaacaaaaaggagtcatatcaCCAAGATCAAAGATGCACAAGAACTTCATCATGTAAATGCACCAATGTAATAATCAATTGAAAAGAggaaagaatgaaaaaaatattagtatgttgttgtccaaataaacttgCTTTGTCTTCTGATTTGAATCGCCCCATCCAATAAAGATGTATGgaggaagatctttgaagaacagattgaaaaaatgttttgttcaagaattgcaggaatattctagtggatgaaataatttattgacttgactcttatatagtggactgaataattgtacatatagcaagcagtaaaaaaaaagaaaactaaaactttaacagaaaaaagtgttataaatattataaatttgcaaataaaagcattatattatgtacaccacaaaggtatataattaaattgtttgcatatattcatgtattgcaatgaaactataacaaagaaaaccttACCTCATGAAAACAGTAAACTATTcagtaaaaatatgaaatatttttttcagttctatttttcataataaaataaacaagacaaagatttctttttttattattattcaacaacAGTATTGCTCGCTATTAACAATTACACCACTGACACAGCTATCTCAGTGAAGGTCCCTGTGTCATTAGTACCAGAAGTTCAGGGATTCTTCAGGTAGATAAACTGCATATTGTTAGtcgtttacaaaatattataaatattacatcAATATAGATAAATAATGCTATTCTaattatattaaagtatttatattATCTGGCCTTATTTTCGGAATTTCATAGTTCATCCGAGTTTGGGATGACTTCTATCAGTTTCCATGTGTTTCCGGATAAcgttttttttcaatcaatatcGAAAAAGATTGTAATTATCTTTGACCTACATCCTTATTCAGGTAAGACAGCTATAATTTGAAAGAATAATAGTCGTACGGTAATCAAAGAACAACTatgctgtttttttgttgttttttttgtaatgtattaTGCCTCGTACCAGATTATAATATAAATAGTGTAATTAATGTCCATCAAgcatcataaataaatacaaaattagataataaattaattaatacaCAATGATAACATTACCAACCATGTTATCAgttcaaacaattcaaatacaCTTAAATAATTTTCCTAATATTCCTTTTCTTTCATGGttaaaaaatttgttttgtaGAACGAGCCTATTTCTAAGCTCagttttaaaaacagaaaatacatttatcttcTTGGTTCTAAACTCTGACAAATAGTGTATTTTGTGAATTGAAAATGTAATaactaagaaaaaaattaatatcataatattctatatcattttttttgtaaccCCAAATCAAATTTGTTAGTGTTAAAATGTGTTTTCCATGTTTAACTTTTTCTAACAGATTAAATATGtctttccaaaatttatcaaGAAAGTGGCATGTAATAAAAAAGTGTTCATAATCTTCTGTAATATTACAGTGATTACAGTCTGAGTTTTGGCATATTTTCCATTGTTTTAATGAAACTTTGTTTGGAAGAATAAAATGTAATAGTTTCCATctgaacatttttaatttattttctttcaaataattatgaacaaattttagtatgttttgagctttattttctatgttttcaAAATTTAGTAGTCTCTTCCATCATTTTTTTGTCCATTTGTAAAAGCCAATTGGTATTTCTTTATCTTGTTCTAAtagtattttgtaaattttacttgtttctaatttatttatattttgtttaaagttgTCTTTGTCATACGTATACACAACATTATCTGTTAGTACATTAGTTGTTCTTGAACATTTTTCAGCTAATATTTTAACCCATTCTTTTGGTATAgctctttttaattttaaaaattcagtAATCCAGGTTGTCTTTTTATTAAGCTTTTGTCTAATAAATCTTTCTGTTATATTTCCAGATTCATCTATGATatcatttatatgtatattatgttGCTATCTTTCCAGTTTTGGAATAATAATGTTTTTCCTTGAAATTGTATCCACTGATTTCCCCAAATAACTTGTTGGCGAATTAGTCTGTAGTTTTTTGggtatttatcattattatttttgttcttgATCCAAACTTTGATTATATCAAGTTAAAATtctggtagttttttttttatatctggtaTTGAATTTATACTATCCAGATTCATTTGCAATATAAGAAGATTGTTtccaagtttgtttaaataaaattttggtatTACCGTCCAGTTTAAGAATTGCTCTGCATTTAATCTTTTAATCCAACCTATTTTTATTGTTTCTATGTATTTCTCTAGATTAATAATTTTTAATCCCCCGTTTAATTTGTCGTAACTTAGTACGGAGCGTTTAACCTTTTCTGTTTTGTTATtccataaaaattcatatatcatttttttaaactggtTTAAATACACTTTATCTATGGTTGAGACAGATGCTAAAAATGTAATATTAGGAATAATTAATGATTTAGTAACTGTTATCCTCCCTATCATGGTTAAGTTTCTCTTTTTCCAATTAAGAataatttttgctgatttttctaaaagtttttcAGCATTTAATCTTTAACACTCTTTTTTATTATGACCAAAATATATACCTAGGCTCTTTACGGGTATATTTGTCCAGTTAATATTTTCATGTTTATCTTTGCAGTTTTTTTGCTTTCCAAGCCAAACACCCTCAGTTTTAGCTCTGTTTAATTTCAAACCTGACAATGTTCCAAATGTTTCAATCATATTAAGTGCTTTTGAAATGTCTTGTTTTGTTCTAAGAAAACGAGTGGTATCATCTGCTAGTTGACTAATTTTTAATGTGTGAGTTTTGCCATCAAGTTTAATTTCAAAGCCTTTGAGGTCATGATCTTGTCTGATCCTACATGCTAAAATTTCAACAgcaattacaaaaataattacaCTGCATGGGCACCCTTGCCTAATCCCACGAAAAATGCTTATAGGTTTTGAAATCCAACCATTGTTTATAACTGAGCTTTTAATATCAGTATATATCCATTTCAACATTGAACTTTTGaatccaaatttttttaaagctaaaaacatgaaatcccactctaaagaatcaaaagcttttgataaatctaagaaaaaaagagctCCCTCTATGTTGAATTTTTCTGCAAAATCAATGATATCTTGAATTTGTCTAATGTTATAtccaatatatctattttttacaTACCCATTTTGATCCCCATGAATAATTTGTGGTAATGTTTTACTAATTCTTTGTGCTAATGACTGAGCTACAATCTTTGTATCTACATTTAATAATGTTATTGGCCTATAGTTATCTAAAGATAGtgggtcattttttttatgttaaagggaaataactcctattttttgtaaattagttAACTCCCCTTTTTCATATGAAAAATTGAATGTATTAACAGCAAATTCTTTCAGATCTTCCCAAAATATCTTGTAAAACTCTACACTTAAACCATCAATGCCTGGGGCTTTTTTgagtttcattttaaataaagattctgTGCATTCCTGGATACTTAATAGACCTTCCATACTTTCACTTTCTTTATTGGTTAATTTATGATCAATTTCTGTATCCAAAGTGTAATCTTTAATATAAATTATGTTAGGGTTTGTACTTTTGTATATATCTTGATAAAATTCTCTTTCAAGTTGCAATATTTTTGTAGGATCTCTGTTTATCTCCCCATTTTTATCTTTAAGggctgttattgtttttttttgtttgcctaGATTTTTCTAATCAtaaaaagaattttgtatttttccCCCTTCTTTCACCCACTTAATTCTGGATCTAATTTGTGCCTCTTTAGTTTTCGCTTCATATAAATTACTAagtttattttctaatttattgaTTTCGTTGTTGAAATAGGCAATAACATCTTCTTGGCACTTCAAGTTTAtacattcatttaattttttaagtttattttctaaaatgtttatttcttttacattgttTTGTGCTTTCCTTTTACAGAATGCTATAGTATAGTCTCGCACCTCTGTTTTAAAGAGATCCCATTGAAGCCCAATGTCATTGGTAAGTAAAACTTTACATTCATACTGTTTTATAAGTTTCTTAATTATGTTTTGATACTCATTATTTTCTAATAcactattatttattttaaaatatccttTTCCTTTTTGTTGTGATCTACAACTTATCATAAGAGATATTGCTTGATGATCTGTATGGGTTATAATGGCTGGTCTTATGTCTGTTGATTCTATTTGAGTTCGTATTTCAGGACAggttaaaaagaaatcaattctTGATGCTTCATTGATGTTATTTTTCCTCCTCCaagtaaattgtatttttttgccttttttcacTTCTattgaatttactgaccccatatctATTGTATTAGGCCAAGAGCACACTTTGTAACTCATAATGTCAAAATTATAattgactttgataaattgttatttaataaaaaaaaatatgtttgtgttTTAAACAGTGGAAAAGGAAGGCGTGACCATATTAACAACAAATCAAGAAACATTACATAGATGCAGTAGGTGgataataaataatatgaaacccATAATGGCCGACAATATTCAAACAGCATGTGAAGATGCACCGAAAGATCATCAGGTAAATTTAAAAGGTTCTTTAAAGTACGTTGCGCTTTGAATCTAAGTCTTAGTTAAATTTTACAGCATGATTCATTATTTATTGTCTGCACTATATTAACCTTCTTTGTTTTAAAttcgatgattttttttcaacttttttataaaacaactaatgaacataaatatataatgttttatgttaGAAATATATTATACTAATCAAAGGGATATTACCTatgagataaataaaaaatattattaattattgtttgttcaatcattaatgacagtaaaatagtgaaataataattagcCAATGGGgttcaaattggtaaaaaataagctaagaaacatcgatGATGAATTTTTAACTTGCAATTGAATAATTCCAACTCATCGAATCCGTATTCATTTGACCTTAATTTTAACCCCAAAGTTAGTGACTGGTTACTCGTGTATTCAGTTATCAAAATGAAAAgtatgtcaacaatgaaagtaaaACAAGGATGAATCATTTGTTTGACTCATTCGATCAGGCAAAACATCATTCTTATACAATTAGAACAATGATAGATATAGTTTTATACCTacaatataaaatcaaacataCCTATACAAATCGAAATACTCGTGGTTGTTTCTATTAGTgaacatattattgtttttatcgcGTTTATATCACCGTCGGCAGTATTCGGATGTCATTTCGAGTGTTAATATATAACGTCTAGACAAAAATGCACACGAAATGTGATACAAAGTATCGAGTCCAtgtttcgttaatttttttttttttttttttgtaatttggatatactTTGTAgtatgttaaaaacaaatatcagaatTTAAGTCCAATCGGTGAATATGAATCTGACAGAAACTAACACTTTACAAGCAATTATATCAGTTTATTCTCACTTCTTATTCTACAGGTATTACGAACCAGGAGAGACAAGAATAGAATGGTTTTATATAATTTGATTAATTGTAATGATACCGATTTTGACAGTTTTATTCAACAACTTGAAAAAACCAACCAGCAACATATAATTGAAGTTTTAAATAGAGTAAAGACTGATATCGTCTTAGCACAATCACAAACCTCAGCAAAAGAAACTTATTTTAGCCATGCAAGGTATGTTTCGAAATGAAATCAATTGAAAAGTGTGCATTGGGACAAAATATTCAGCTTCAACTGAGTCACAGGAGTCGATAGGAATAATTTCATGGACATGGCAATCACACATATTTCAACGGATTCAGAGCAAAAAACAAACGTAAACCAATGAGTACAAAAAGTTAATATGCGTTAATAGATTTTCATAGATTTAGATAAACTAATCACCAAAAGTCTCTGACTCAAATTTCCGTACGCAAATCCgggaaattaaattaaaaaaatatagaccAAGACAGATTCAAATTTTGAATTCTAATTAAAAAAGTTacgttttttttcttcagatcaTCAGTTTTATAATGGTAAGCTATACATTATTATGAAATCGGACGACAAAGAATGGAAGCCTGTACTTCACGAGCAAAAGCCAATGAATCCAAAGTCTCGTGTGATTACATTAGAGAAAGGCCATTGTGTATATAagtatgtttaattttcttttattcacCTCAATACTTTTGTGTTATGTATTGCAGTAATATTTGGTATGTTTACTATGTATTGACTTAAACCCAACGGTACACAAGAGGTCTTATTGTTTACGCTTTTTAAAGTTATGTTTATGATTGAACTTTTCACAAAACATTTAAATGCTGAATATCTTCAGAAGTAGAGATCGCGATAGCATTATTGCGTAAAAGAGGATGCTTTTAGTGAATCCAAAACAAAAGGTAAAATCTCaagatactgaactccgaggaaaattcaaaacggaaagttcctaatcgaatggcaaaatcaaaagcgcaaacacattaaacgaatggacaacaaacaTATTGAATTTCAAAAGTTTATTCCTGTAAGTTTTGCCAATTACAGCTTAAGCAATCCAAGTTTTGATGCCCcactattttttaaatgtttttattatgtgTACTTGtaacattaataaaaataatgataagaCAACATTAGGTTAAACAATGACATACATTGTTTGTTATATTCATGAAAGAAATATAACAATCAGAAGAGTATGAATGCCATGTTTATGTAAGCGTATAACGAGTAAAGTAATAGATTAAAAACATAGCATGTATTATATGATCTAATATATTCGAAACTTTTCTGTATGTCTTAGAATAATTAGCTTTACCTCATCTGAGGAGTTATCAAGTAGAGAGTTGGAAAATGCTGCTAATGTATTAGATGAGCTTACATATTTTACAAAAGTACAAATTATTTGTCGTCAAAATGAGGAGGATCTTCATGATGTGATAATTCACTGTACAAAATCATGTGAAGCGGAACAAAGACTATCTGAGTTAGACATTAGAGGTTATACTCAAGGGCCACCAGCAAGTGAGGAGTTTGGGTTGATTGACGGAGAAGAAATCGAAATTCGTTTTGAGCACAatatacaaatgacaaagtatAAACTTTTTCCTCTGaagataaaatattttgcaaatataGAACCAATGAAATTTTCTGGTCGAATTGACATAGTTGATATAAACGACCAGCGTGGTGATGCAACGCATCACGGACAACTAGTATATAAAGTAACAACTGGAAGATTTGATAAAGAAAGGAAAGGAACCATGCGCATACATTTTCCAAAGGTAAACCTTAAATATGTTATGACAGAGAGTCCTGGTTTGAAATAGCTAGTTTGCttgatattttttctaaaataagttgaaaatgatATATCAAGTCGgtgaaatttaaaattgataaatcatTTGTCAGACAAAACTGTTCATATCTTTTTTGTATAACACATacatttcaaatctatttttaggaattggaagaaaatattgatatatCAAGTCGgtgaaatttaaaattgataaatcatTTGTCAGACAAAACTGTTCATATCTTTTTAGTATAACACATACATTTCAAATCTATTTGTAGGAATTGGAAGAAAATATTGAAGACTTTGTGCATACAAGTGTTGATCCAGGTAATGATTTAGGGGAATAGTAGTTCATTTAAACCTTGATTGTTTTCATAAAGAATGTTTTTACGACTGCTTCGTACATTTTGTGgccttttttaaaaacaaattcgaGCGTCGCTGAAAGGTTTTTTGGtaacgaaacgcgcatctggcacaaataagtaattttatttctaatattttttacTAGTTTACAACTCTATAACGGTTACTGTCAGTACAAAAGggttattttgttgttttgaatgtacatgtatgttccaAGGTTGTCAAAACCATAGACGATTATTATATCAATAttgcttttataaatatttagatattttagatTAAACAGATTAAATGTAAGCCATCCTCGTGTTCTTCTCAAActggttttaaaaaaatctttctttcatatgttagaaatttaaaatacatctacaattgagaattgaaatgggccATTGAGACATGAATCTAACCAAAGGGCAGGGAATAGATTAAAGGCCATCAAAGGACATTCAAGACAGCGCGAAACTCATTCACCCGGGGTTGGGCTTCGGTTGGCCCTCAAAaacaatgtgtactagttcagtgaaaatgattGGAAAGtgttggaaaacaaaattaaccCCAAAAATATACAAGCACCAAGACAATATACACTATATATTAAAATAGACATATACTATCAAACCAACGTATGTACATAATCTACCTCGAAGTTCAATTTTTTATGTACTGGTACAGATATCTGTATCTCCATAATAAGTAAAAGATGGTTTTCTATTCAACAGTTAGACTTTTGGCAAAGCATATCGCCTGGCAACAGACGTCTGACAATTCATATTCCACAAGATGGGTGACATATGCTGGAAACTTAGTTCAACAAGAAATGCCAACATACAGACAAATTATCAGAGATATAGACGAATACCAATCAAATGATTCAGAAAGGGACAGATGTGAAGCATTTATCTTACGATGGTCTTCACATTATTCCTATCCAAACACAAATAAGGTAAAGAAATATTACAGATAATATTTAAGAACCATTATGAAGTGGTCAACTTCACAATTAGATCGACCGATTTGCTTTGTTGGTATCTTAACTCATTAAAAAAATGCATTCGAGGTACTAGTATttgatatttatacaaaataaataaacagacCATGaagcgaatggataacaattgcaTATTCCTGGCTTTGCATAGTATgttgaaaatggtagattaaacctgattttatttatatattttattgacaatgatgtatgaacaaaacataCAGACATAAGAGGTAAATTGTAAAACATAAGGATGGAGCAGTCAACTTTGTTTTACAATCTTAACCggtattaaaaaacaaatataaaacaagacGCTTTAGCAACaatgaaagacaataatacaaaatttaacactagaACAATAACGCAATGCACGATGTATAAaaacgtcaaatggatatcacaaacAACAGACTAAACACAAAAAGTAATACAACATTGAAAAAAAGAGAAGTAAAAGAATCCTATACATAACAACGCCGTATTAAGAAGATACACAAAATCATTACCCAGAATTCATAATTCAAGACCATTGAGTAttgtttgtgaagttgatacggaatgttTATCAACATGGTCTTGGAACCTTCCAATGACCTTTTCCTGAAAAAAAGGAcgagaagttttttttttaaaacctcgTTTTACCTTTTGGTGCACAACTAACAAAACATGACATGTGGTATCTGAAAGTAACACATTCATAGCGTATGCTATCATTTTTGTGTTGAAAAGCACTGTGGATTATTTCTTCTAAACAAATTTCACATGAATGGTGGTCAACATGCAGGGttgaaaaatgaaacatttttatagAACTCAATTCAGAAAAAAACGTTCCTTTATGTTATTTTTCAAATGCTTAAGATAATTTTAAGATAAGAAGACTGTCTGTCGCCAAGCACTGAAATctctatttttacaaaattaaagcaAGGCATATACATTGTCCACTAACGTTTAAGAGAGATTAAATGTGACACAAAtggtatattttagattgaaaaaatgCTAGAGGCACAGTCCGAGGAAGATACACGAAAGAAGGCTAACCAATTCATCATGTCATATTTACTACCTTTTGGTGAGCCGTTTGTCATTCTATTTAACCACTTTACTGACAGACTTTTACCTGATATTTATCGTACTTCCCTTCGCCTTTATCACCCTGATCAGTTTCTCCGAAATTCTCGTACCACAGTTAAGACGTGAGCAAACATAATCTAAGACAGCAAAACATATGAGAAGATATAATCAAACTTTATTTCTTTAAGCGTAACAAGACATATGACACACTTTGGGGTACTTTGCTCATTTGCATATAGACCAGTTTACTAAGTATTATGACGGCAGTCATTATAATGAGATTATATATCAACGATGTGTCTGCATATATATGTGTACTATCAGGGTTCTGTCCGTGTAAACATGAACAATATCTACTGTGACAACTTTCTGCCTTTTTAGTTTGACAATCGGAAGGGTAAATGATGTAGAATCGTTGTATACTGTAAATTGGGAAATTGTTGCGTaaatttattattgcgattttgtcactTTAAAATTATATGCGATTTAAAGAAAAAGCATGTTCTATTCATATAAAGTATTCTAAAATGACGTCCTTATTACACTTTGttaacaaagccgtgttctaataagcacaaaaaatatgtttgacacatgcgcacggaCTTTTTAAAttaacgttatttccatcgttatccttttaaatatttacaattaagCGGCTAACATGAACTTTCatcatatatttttatcaaacaacatatatttaccctgctcgtagtttttaaacttatcaattaTGAAATCACGGTAATATACTGACTCCTCGGGGAGAAACGGGAACAGCCATACATTCTTACGgtattttcgtacgcttcgacctataaatatattgtatttgtcaTGTTAAAATCGAAATGATTACTTCATGTCATTTTCTATGCTccttttaacatgggtaggcattatatttgaccacattttttcacctcgctaacgctcagtgtaaaatatcgacaaatataatgccaatgcctacccatgttaaaatgatcatagagcatgacatgaaggaattatttttctaatttaaaaatgtgagtttaaattattgcgattacaactctgtcgcattttttgcattaataaaaaacatgcaataatttctgaatttacagtaattgatTTATCTAAAACACATTAACTGTTATATCTATAACGAAATGTCGTACACAAGcaagtttcaaaacaaaaataaagatacaaggcaatattgttcatgatttgtcCGCACAAATCGAAAcaccttttttgttatattttaaagtaaaataacttttaaaataactgCTGTCTAAAGCTTTCGGTCAAATTCTTTTGAAATCATTATAATTTCAACCTTCCTATTcgaaaaagtcaatttttttaGCATTTCCCAATAGAATAAcacaacatttttgtaaatatccgCCAAAGAATCTTTTCAAAGACACATTAGTTTAAGAAACATGATGGAAAGGGCCGAATTATCCGCAAATACGatagaatttaattttttatatctttaacttagtcaattaatttaattaaaaggTGCAGGTTCACAGAGTTCAAATAATATGAATGAAGCACCtttaattttgacatatattaaGTTCGGGGAAAAGAGCAGCAATAAAACGACAAAGAGATCATAGGGTTTTCAATGTATAGAGATTGCAAACATCAACCGCTCAATACAATGTAAAGCTATTTTGCACGGTCGCTGAATTCACACCAAGGTTTGTAGCTTGGCTCGCGggtgatattttacgatatctatataTAGAAACCCCGGTTATCATTAATatttcaaattctattttagaCGAAAATATAATGCATTGATAGTTAATATGACTCAAAAGACATAGTTTAATTTAGATTTCACTCTTCCAATAAACCAATTTTCCATAAGAGGATTTTAAACATACCAGGTAGGCAAGCCAACCTGTTTATGATATTTGAAATGAATTAATGTTTTTTCACGCTTTGAAATCAAATCATGTTAAACATTCTATCACTTTGTCAAATATTCTAGACCCGATGTCggttgaatttgaatttgaaaaatctccttaatatctttatatttacaggatattttacaaatgaaaaaatagaaaaaatggcATATATCATTGCAAGAGATTGGAAAATTATTGCAGAAAAGCTAAACATCAGTAACTATGATATCAGTCGAATCATTTCTTCAGAAGATGGCCTGGTTCGACAAGCCATAAGAATGTTAGAAATGTGGAGAATTTTAGATTCAGTTGTCATGACATCAGAAAGTCCGTTATTAAAGTTATGTGATATATCTGAATCATTGCGGTGCCATAACACATTGGTTGAATGGTCGAAAGCATacgaaaataattcaaatgaattCATATTGACTGGTTGAATACAGTACCCCAGACTGATTTGAAATATTTGGATATTATCTGGAAGAACATAATTGTATGCgaatgtgtatatttttatttctttttattgtcTACTGAAAGCATAGTAACAGTATAATTCTATAGATGCATATCAGATATTTTATGAAGTATTAAAATAGAAATGGATAGAGTCAAGGAATCATTCATTCTGTATGTACGTGTTAATCTTCTGCAATCCCGGAAACACACCTATTCCAATCTTCTCGGTTTTGGGTAATGCACGACCCCGTGACATCTTTTCTTGAATAAACACGAATAAAATATCATTGTGACAATTATTTGCTGTTTGTTCGTTTTGATTGTAAAGAAAAAATGAGATAAGATTTACACGGTATCAGACAATATATCACCCATGACCATTAAATATTTAGGTTTCAGAGTTCCTGGTGAGGATATTTTCGAAAAACGCTTTGGAcgaacaaaaactaaatatatata is from Mytilus galloprovincialis chromosome 6, xbMytGall1.hap1.1, whole genome shotgun sequence and encodes:
- the LOC143078486 gene encoding uncharacterized protein LOC143078486, producing the protein MKSDDKEWKPVLHEQKPMNPKSRVITLEKGHCVYKIISFTSSEELSSRELENAANVLDELTYFTKVQIICRQNEEDLHDVIIHCTKSCEAEQRLSELDIRGYTQGPPASEEFGLIDGEEIEIRFEHNIQMTKYKLFPLKIKYFANIEPMKFSGRIDIVDINDQRGDATHHGQLVYKVTTGRFDKERKGTMRIHFPKELEENIEDFVHTSVDPVRLLAKHIAWQQTSDNSYSTRWVTYAGNLVQQEMPTYRQIIRDIDEYQSNDSERDRCEAFILRWSSHYSYPNTNKVKKYYR